A window of Coturnix japonica isolate 7356 chromosome 2, Coturnix japonica 2.1, whole genome shotgun sequence contains these coding sequences:
- the CHMP4C gene encoding charged multivesicular body protein 4c isoform X2 produces the protein MFMLLHVGDKQAADPMWSNFASLLVRQEAALQALKRKKRYEKQLSQIDGTLSTIEFQREALENSHTNTEVLKNMSYAAQTMKKVHENMDLNKIDDLMQDITEQQDVAREISEAISNRAAFGDEFDEDELLAELEELEQEELNKRMRDVRLPNVPSTSLPSRPASSRKRVEDEDDMKQLAAWAS, from the exons ATGTTCATGCTTCTGCATGTTGGTGATAAACAGGCTGCTGATCCGATGTGGTCAAACTTTGCCTCTCTTCTAGTAAGGCAGGAAG CTGCCTTACaagcactgaagagaaaaaagagatatgagaagcagctgagtcAAATTGATGGGACGCTCTCAACAATTGAATTCCAGAGAGAGGCACTGGAGAATTCACACACCAACACAGAAGTGCTCAAGAATATGAGTTATGCTGCACAAACTATGAAAAAAGTCCATGAAAATAT GGACTTGAACAAAATTGATGACTTGATGCAAGATATCACTGAACAGCAAGACGTGGCTCGGGAAATTTCAGAAGCAATCTCAAACAGAGCTGCGTTTGGTGATGAGTTTGATGAG GATGAGTTGTTGGCAGAATTAGAAGAACTGGAGCAAGAAGAACTGAACAAGAGAATGCGAGATGTCAGACTGCCAAATGTTCCATCCACATCGCTACCTTCTCGCCCTG cttCAAGCAGGAAGAGAGTGGAGGATGAAGATGACATGAAGCAGCTAGCAGCCTGGGCTTCCTAA
- the ZFAND1 gene encoding AN1-type zinc finger protein 1, with protein MAELSVGQHCGVPDCRQLDFLPFVCDGCSGVFCLQHRSRDAHGCSEVNVRNNPVKPDQHTSYLCSYKDCHAKELLPVLCPYCEKHFCLRHRHQSDHECEKMDTPKPRMAATQQLVKDIIDSKKSEEIKSKKRKGARNSETAAKVALMKLKMHACGDKSLPQTERIYFQVLLPKGNKEKSKPMFFCSKWSIGKVVDYAASLASLKNDNNKSTAQKLRLCHSASGEALPFEHTLEKWLSDEEYPLFNGGNIILEYLDNDVLFIEDTESYLT; from the exons ATGGCGGAGCTGTCGGTGGGGCAGCACTGTGGGGTGCCggactgcaggcagctgg attttctccCCTTTGTATGTGATGGCTGTTCGGGTGTTTTTTG TCTTCAGCACAGGAGCCGGGATGCTCATGGGTGTTCTGAG GTGAATGTAAGAAACAACCCTGTGAAACCAGATCAGCACACATCTTACCTATGCTCATACAAGGACTGCCATGCAAAGGAACTTTTGCCAGTTTTATGTCCCTactgtgaaaaacatttttgcctGAG GCATCGGCATCAATCAGATCATGAGTGTGAAAAAATGGACACACCGAAACCTCGAAtggctgccacccagcagctaGTTAAAGATATTATAG ATTctaaaaaaagtgaagaaataaaaagcaaaaagcgCAAAGGAGcaagaaacagtgaaacagcagcaaaagtggcattaatgaaactgaaaatgcatgCATGTGGTGACAAGTCCTTGCCTCAG ACAGAAAGAATTTACTTTCAAGTCCTTTTaccaaagggaaacaaagagaaaagcaagccTATGTTCTTCTGCAGTAAGTGGAGTATTGGCAAAGTAGTAGATTATGCAGCTTCATTAGCAAGCCTtaaaaatgacaacaacaaatCAACAGCCCAG AAACTGAGGTTATGCCACAGTGCCTCTGGAGAAGCGTTGCCGTTTGAGCACACGTTGGAAAAATGGCTGTCTGATGAAGAGTATCCATTATTCAATGGTGGAAATATAATTCTGGAGTATCTCGataatgatgttttatttatagaaGATACAGAGTCATACTTAACTTAG
- the SNX16 gene encoding sorting nexin-16, with protein sequence MATPYVPVPIPVGSSSSSFTNRNQRRSSFGSISTSSSSSKGQPEDSTVGSFKKMSMPDQTGSTSSACSSPLVRTKFTGLDTSIEYCTQPVEEIEQNTDSRSWEDRPSTPTILGYEVMEERAKFTVYKILVKRSPEESWVVFRRYTDFSRLNDKLKDMFPGFRLALPPKRWFKDNYNPDFLEDRQLGLQAFLQNLVAHKDIANCIAVREFLCLDDPPGPFDSLEESRAFCETLEETNYRLQKELLEKQREVESLKKLLSEKQLHIDAIERRIRDLSSGKMIRQMSGEESECSGEVESSAVEADQGTLGEDSCSDKENHHTACWSGSLPETSVPEIEVAEVAYTADEEE encoded by the exons ATGGCAACACCATATGTTCCTGTTCCTATTCCTGTTGGAAGTTCATCATCCAGCTTTACAAACAGAAACCAAAGACGTTCTTCTTTTGGAAGCATCTCAACAAGTTCCAGTTCCTCGAAGGGACAGCCAGAGGATTCTACAGTTGGTAGCTTTAAAAAGATGAGCATGCCTGACCAGACTGGATCTACGTCATCTGCTTGTAGCAGTCCACTTGTTAGGACTAAGTTTACAGGTCTGGATACATCAATAGAGTACTGTACTCAGCCTGTAGAAGAAATAGAGCAGAATACAGATTCCAGGAGCTGGGAAGATCGGCCATCCACACCTACAATACTGGGTTATGAGGTGATGGAGGAAAGGGCGAAATTCACT GTATACAAAATATTGGTTAAAAGAAGTCCAGAGGAAAGTTGGGTGGTTTTCAGACGGTACACTGACTTTTCCAGGCTCAATGACAAG CTAAAGGATATGTTTCCAGGATTTCGGTTGGCCCTTCCACCAAAGCGGTGGTTCAAGGATAACTATAATCCTGATTTCTTGGAAGACAGACAGCTGGGACTACAAGCATTCCTCCAGAACCTCGTAGCTCACAAAGATATTGCAAACTG CATTGCAGTGAGAGAATTTCTTTGTCTGGATGACCCTCCAGGTCCTTTTGACAGTCTAGAAGAGAGCAGG GCTTTCTGTGAAACTCTGGAGGAAACAAATTACCGTCTCCAAAAAGAActgcttgaaaaacaaaggGAGGTGGAATCACTGAAGAAATTACTAAGTGAAAAACAACTTCATATAGATGCTATCGAAAGAAGAATTAG GGATTTATCTTCAGGAAAAATGATTCGCCAGATGTCAGGAGAAGAAAGTGAGTGCAGTGGTGAGGTGGAATCTTCTGCGGTAGAAGCAGACCAGGGTACCCTGGGTGAGGACAGCTG CTCAGATAAAGAGAACCATCACACAGCGTGCTGGAGTGGCTCTTTGCCTGAAACTTCTGTACCAGAAATTGAAGTTGCTGAAGTAGCATATACGGCTGATGAAGAGGAATAG
- the CHMP4C gene encoding charged multivesicular body protein 4c isoform X1, with protein sequence MSKISRFFKGGGSAASKGRGGPSPQEALARLRETEEMLSKKQEYLETRIERELALARQHGTKNRRAALQALKRKKRYEKQLSQIDGTLSTIEFQREALENSHTNTEVLKNMSYAAQTMKKVHENMDLNKIDDLMQDITEQQDVAREISEAISNRAAFGDEFDEDELLAELEELEQEELNKRMRDVRLPNVPSTSLPSRPASSRKRVEDEDDMKQLAAWAS encoded by the exons ATGAGCAAGATCTCCAGGTTCTTCAAGGGGGGCGGCTCCGCGGCCTCCAAGGGCCGTGGGGGGCCCTCGCCGCAGGAGGCCCTGGCCCGGCTGCGGGAGACGGAGGAGATGCTCAGCAAGAAGCAGGAGTACCTGGAGACCAGGATTGAACGGGAGCTCGCACTGGCCCGGCAGCACGGCACCAAGAACAGGCGAG CTGCCTTACaagcactgaagagaaaaaagagatatgagaagcagctgagtcAAATTGATGGGACGCTCTCAACAATTGAATTCCAGAGAGAGGCACTGGAGAATTCACACACCAACACAGAAGTGCTCAAGAATATGAGTTATGCTGCACAAACTATGAAAAAAGTCCATGAAAATAT GGACTTGAACAAAATTGATGACTTGATGCAAGATATCACTGAACAGCAAGACGTGGCTCGGGAAATTTCAGAAGCAATCTCAAACAGAGCTGCGTTTGGTGATGAGTTTGATGAG GATGAGTTGTTGGCAGAATTAGAAGAACTGGAGCAAGAAGAACTGAACAAGAGAATGCGAGATGTCAGACTGCCAAATGTTCCATCCACATCGCTACCTTCTCGCCCTG cttCAAGCAGGAAGAGAGTGGAGGATGAAGATGACATGAAGCAGCTAGCAGCCTGGGCTTCCTAA